The proteins below come from a single Pleuronectes platessa chromosome 1, fPlePla1.1, whole genome shotgun sequence genomic window:
- the LOC128436929 gene encoding proteasome subunit alpha type-4: protein MSRRYDSRTTIFSPEGRLYQVEYAMEAIGHAGTCLGILANDGVLLAAERRNIHKLLDEVFFSEKIYKLNEDMACSVAGITSDANVLTNELRLIAQRYLLQYQEPIPCEQLVTALCDIKQAYTQFGGKRPFGVSLLYMGWDKHYGFQLYQSDPSGNYGGWKATCIGNNSAAAVSMLKQDFKEGEMTLSSALALAVKVLNKTMDVSKLSAEKVEIATLTREDGKTKIKVLKQKEVEVLIKRHEAEEAKVEKDKKDKEQREKDK from the exons ATG TCTCGCAGATATGATTCTCGGACAACTATATTTTCCCCTGAAg GGCGCCTGTATCAGGTGGAGTACGCCATGGAAGCCATCGGTCACGCTGGCACTTGTCTGGGGATCTTAGCAAACGACGGCGTGCTCTTAGCAGCCGAGAGACGCAACATCCACAAACTGCTCGACGAGGTTTTCTTCTCTGAGAAGATCTACAAGCTCAATGA AGACATGGCGTGCAGTGTTGCTGGCATCACTTCAGATGCCAACGTACTGACGAATGAGCTGCGGCTAATTGCACAGAG ATATTTATTGCAGTACCAGGAGCCCATTCCCTGTGAGCAGCTGGTGACAGCTCTGTGTGACATCAAGCAAGCCTACACACAATTTGGAG GAAAGAGGCCGTTTGGTGTTTCTCTGCTCTACATGGGCTGGGACAAACACTACGGTTTCCAGCTGTACCAGAGTGACCCCAGCGGCAACTACGGAGGCTGGAAGGCGACGTGCATCGGCAACAACAGCGCT GCTGCCGTGTCCATGCTGAAGCAGGACttcaaagagggagagatgacTCTGTCCTCTGCTTTGGCTCTGGCCGTCAAAGTCCTCAACAAAACGATGGACGTCAGCAAGCTCTCGGCAGAAAAGG TGGAGATCGCCACCCTGACGCGGGAAGACGGGAAAACCAAAATCAAGGTTCTTAAACAGAAAGAGGTCGAGGTGCTCATCAAGCGGCACGAGGCCGAAGAGGCAAAGGTTGAGAAGGACAAGAAGGACaaggagcagagggagaaggacaAATGA
- the LOC128441123 gene encoding solute carrier family 25 member 44, which produces MQQKRNIQIIEWEDLDKRKFYSFGVFMTMSIRATVYPATLIRTRLQVQRGTSLYAGTFDAFFKILRAEGVRGLYRGFMVNSFTLISGQAYITTYELVRRHVSQYTEDNTMKSLVAGGSASLIAQSITVPIDVVSQQLMMQGQGAHLSRFQLNTNTQAGKRKVLFGQTRNIMSQIYAADGCRGFYRGYAASLITYIPNSAVWWPFYHFYAEQLSKLAPSDCPHLILQGIAGPLAAATASTVTNPMDVVRARVQVEGRSSVIETFRQLIREEGCWGLTKGLSARIISSTPTAIVMVVGYETLKKMSLRPELVDSRHW; this is translated from the exons ATGCAGCAGAAAAGAAACATCCAGATCATCGAGTGGGAGGACCTCGACAAGAGGAAGTTCTACTCTTTCGGGGTGTTCATGACGATGAGCATCCGTGCCACAGTCTACCCAGCAACACTCATCCGCACGCGGTTGCAGGTGCAGAGGGGCACGTCGCTCTATGCCGGAACTTTTGACGCCTTCTTCAAGATCCTGCGGGCGGAGGGTGTACGGGGCCTCTACCGCGGCTTCATGGTCAACTCCTTCACGCTCATCTCAGGGCAGGCTTACATAACCACCTACGAACTGGTGAGAAGGCATGTCTCCCAGTATACAGAGGACAACACCATGAAGTCGCTGGTGGCCGGCGGCTCGGCTTCGCTGATCGCTCAGAGCATCACCGTTCCCATAGATGTGGTCTCTCAGCAGCTGATGATGCAGGGCCAGGGGGCGCACCTCTCCCGCTTTCAACtcaacaccaacacacaggCTGGAAAGCGCAAAGTACTGTTCGGCCAAACCAGGAACATTATGAGTCAGATTTATGCTGCTGATGGGTGCCGGGGCTTCTACAGAGGATACGCTGCTTCTTTAATCACTTACATCCCAAACAGTGCGGTCTGGTGGCCTTTCTATCATTTTTATGCTG aGCAACTCTCCAAACTGGCTCCCAGTGACTGTCCTCATCTGATTCTACAAGGCATTGCTGGACCCctcgctgctgccactgcctcCACGGTCACCAACCCGATGGATGTGGTTCGAGCCAGAGTTCAG gtCGAAGGCCGGTCTTCAGTCATTGAGACGTTCAGACAGCTGATCAGAGAGGAGGGCTGCTGGGGTTTGACCAAAGGACTGTCGGCTCGCATCATTTCATCCACACCCACTGCCATCGTCATGGTGGTCGGCTACGAGACTCTGAAGAAAATGAGTTTGCGACCGGAGCTGGTTGACTCTAGACACTGGTAA